A section of the Meles meles chromosome 8, mMelMel3.1 paternal haplotype, whole genome shotgun sequence genome encodes:
- the LOC123949015 gene encoding high affinity immunoglobulin epsilon receptor subunit beta-like translates to MNKTLASDRMPVDIPPNQNQSTLLGKTEISSTLKYLLDKVEKFLKENLEALGMAQLMIGVKCFFYGIIGFLPPNSEMHRIIFFSIYTGFSFWGALSFIISGILTVVSAKKQTKPLLRGNLGANTLSTLVSFVGICILSCNLTKNGHYDCKKVTLCLDIKSVATGIVIVLIILTCLQILISLPLSMLNYNVNDEDLHWISILFRWKTPSESIYEDVCPQTSINQELQRNADWNGVPLWQKAASLCISLSMHARWPVLSTRWWFSYQIMTTTPQ, encoded by the exons ATGAACAAGACTTTGGCTTCTGATAGGATGCCTGTGGACATTCctccaaaccaaaaccaaagtaCCCTCTTGGGAAAGACAGAAATATCTAGTACCCTGAAATATCTACTAGACAAGGTGGAGAAATTCCTGAAGGAGAATCTCGAAGCACTGGGG ATGGCTCAGCTTATGATTGGTGTGAAATGCTTCTTTTATGGGATAATTGGATTTCTTCCTCCTAATTCTGAAATGCACAGAATCATTTTCTTCTCAATTTACACAGGCTTCTCCTTCTGGGGGGCATTGTCT TTTATCATTTCTGGAATTCTGACTGTTGTGTCTGCcaagaagcaaacaaaaccacTG ctgaGAGGGAATCTAGGTGCTAACACTCTTAGCACCTTGGTCTCCTTTGttgggatctgtattctgtcaTGCAATTTAACAAAAAATGGCCACTATGATTGCAAGAAGGTAACTCTCTGTTTGGACATCAAATCAGTTGCAACT GGAATTGTGATTGTCCTAATTATCCTAACTTGTCTGCAGATTTTAATTTCACTTCCTCTCTCCATGCTCAACTATAATGTGAATGACGAGGATCTTCACTGG atttctaTATTATTTCGCTGGAAAACACCTTCTGAAAGTATTTACGAAGACGTGTGCCCTCAAACTTCAATCAATCAAGAACTTCAAC GGAATGCTGACTGGAATGGTGTTCCTCTCTGGCAGAAGGCTGCATCACTTTGTATCTCTCTATCTATGCATGCAAGGTGGCCTGTTCTGTCAACAAG GTGGTGGTTTTCTTACCAAATAATGACAACAACCCCTCAGTAG